GGCCAAGGGGTTCGAGACCCCCGACGGCCGCCATCTCGCGGTGGCGGCGAGGCTTGGCCCCTGAGACGGCGCGCGCCCGCATTTGCGGCGATGCCGCCCGCCTGCTAGACCGCGCACGACCCCTTTTTCCGCCGAGGCCCCGCGATGATCCCGCGCTATTCCCGTTCCGAGATGACCGCCATCTGGGAGCCGCAGACCAAGTTCCGCATCTGGTTCGAGATCGAGGCCCATGCCTGCGATGCGCTGGCCGAGCTCGGCGTGATCCCGAAGGAGGCTGCCGCCAATATCTGGGCGCGCGCCAAGGACGTTACCTTCGATGTCGAGCGGATCGACGCCATCGAGCGCGAGGTCAAGCACGACGTCATCGCCTTCCTGACCCATCTCGGCGAGTTCATCGGGCCGGATTCGCGCTTCGTCCACCAGGGCATGACCTCGTCCGATGTGCTCGACACCTGTTTCAACGTCCAGCTGGTGCGCGCCGCCGATCTCCTGATCGCCGACACCAAGGCCCTGCTGGCGGCGCTGAAGCGGCGCGCCTTCGAGCACAAGCTCACGCCGACCATCGGCCGTTCGCACGGCATCCATGCCGAGCCGACCACCTTCGGCCTGAAGCTGGCGCAAGCCTATGCCGAGTTCGACCGTTCGCTCGCCCGCCTGGAGGCGGCGCGCGAGGAGGTGCGCACCTGCGCCATTTCCGGTGCGGTCGGCACCTTCGCGCAGATCGATCCGCGCGTCGAAGACCATGTCGCCAAGGCGATGGGACTGAAGGTCGAGCCGGTCTCCACCCAGGTGATCCCGCGCGACCGCCACGCCATGTTCTTTGCGACCCTTGGCGTGGTCGCGTCGTCCGTCGAGCGGCTGGCCGTCGAGATCCGCCACCTGCAGCGTTCGGAGGTGCTGGAGGCCGAGGAATTCTTCTCCGAGGGCCAGAAGGGCTCGTCGGCCATGCCGCACAAGCGCAATCCGGTGCTCACCGAAAATCTCACCGGCCTTGCCCGCCTCGTCCGCGGCATGGCCATGCCGGCAATGGAAAACGTCGCGCTCTGGCACGAGCGCGACATCTCGCATTCCTCGGTCGAGCGGATGATCGGCCCGGATGCCACCGTGACGCTCGACTTCGCGCTGGTCCGCCTCACCGGCGTCATCGACAAGCTCCTGGTCTATCCGGCCAACATGCAGAAGAACCTCGACCGGCTCGGCGGCCTCGTCCACTCCCAGCGCGTGCTGCTGGCGCTGACCCAGAAGGGCGTGTCGCGCGAGGATGCCTATCGGCTGGTCCAGCGCAACGCCATGCCGGTCTGGCGCGGCGAAGGCGACTTCCTGACGCTGCTGAAGGCCGACGCCGATGTCCGCAAGGCGTTGAGCGAGGCCGAGCTCGAGGAGAAGTTCGACCTCGGTTACCACCTGAAACACGTCGACACGATCTTCAGCCGGGTATTCGGAGCAAGCTGATCCGATGCGCACTGCCGACGCCGATATCCTGATCGTTCCCGGCTACACCAATTCCGGCGAAGACCACTGGCAGTCGCGCTGGGAGGCCAAGCTGCCGACCGCGCATCGGGTCAATCTCGGCGATTGGCACAAGCCTGAAAAAGCGCGCTGGGTCGACAGTCTCGCCACCGCGGTCGCCTCCTGCACGCGGCCCGTCGTGCTGGTCGCCCATTCGCTTGGCGTCATCACGGTGGCGCATGCGGCGCCGCTGTTCCCGAGAGGCGTCGTGCACGGCGCCTTCCTGGTCAGCATGCCCGACATCGAACAGGGCGCCGATATTCCCGACGTCGACCGGGCCTTCGCACCGATCCCGCGCGATCCCCTGCCCTTCCCCTCGGTCCTGGTCGCCAGCCGCAACGACCCGCATTGCGCTTACGCGCGCGCCGAGGATTTCGGTTACTCCTGGGGTTCGGCTCTGTCGGACGCGGGCGAAGCCGGCCACATCAACACCGCGTCCGGCCACGGACCGTGGCCGGAGGGTCTGATGCGGTTCGCCGGCTTCATGAAGGCGCTCGGCTGAACCGCCGGGCGCGCGCGGATCAGCCGCGCACCACCTTCAGGGCGGCTTGAGCACCACCGCGGATGATGATGGCGTCGTTGACCAGCGTGATGAAGCCCCAGCCTTGGCTCGCCAGCTCCTTGGCTTTTTCGAAGCTCGGCGCATAACAGCCGGTGAGCTTGCCGGCCTTTTTCGCCGCCGTCATGATCTTGTCGAAGGCGTCGACCACGACCTCGTTGTTGGGGTCGAGCTTCGCGCCCTTGAGCAGGGTGATCGATAGGTCCGAGGGGCCGGCGAAGACGCCGTCGATACCGGGCACGGCCAGGATATCGTCGACCGCGGCAAGCGCCGCCGTGGTCTCGATCATGGCGAGCGTCACGGTCATCGTATTGGCCTTCTGCAGGTATTCCTGCGGACCCAGGCCGGTGAGCTGCTGGAACCGGTTGCCACCCCAGGAGCGGTCGCCGAGCGGCGGGTATTTGGTCGCGGAGGCGAAACGCTTGGCGTCGGCGACCGAATTGATCATCGGCGCGATGATGATTTCCGCGCCGACGTCGAGCAGCCGGGCCGCACCACCGAAATCCTCCAGCGCGACCCTGACGCCCGCCGGCTTGCCGGCATGGTTGACCGCCGAGATGCCGCGCATGGCGCCCATCAGGTCGATCGAGGAGTGCTGCATGTCGAAGGTGACGGCGTCGAAGCCTTCCCGCGCGATTGCGTCGGCGATCAGCGGCTCGGGCATGCTGAGCCAGGCGGTGAACAGGCTCTCGCCGGCGCGCAGGCGTTCGGCAAGCGTATAGGGCTTCGGCGTCTGGTGCATCGGATCCTCCAAGTTGAATGGCAAACCACCGGGTCTTCGATGACCGGATTTTCAACGATTAAGTGGCCGGGATTGGCGCGCTCCGTCAACGCCGAGATAGCGCGCATCTGGGATGCCTTGGACCAGAGCCGCCGGAACCGGCGCGGCGCGCATCGGGTCACCGGCACGCTGGCGAAAACTTAACGCTTTTCCACCAAAATCCGGCCAATTGTCGCGTGAAGGTTCGTGATGCGTATCACCTTCGACTCCAGGACTTTTGATCCGTTTGCCGGCATGCACCAGACGATCAAGCCAAGCGCCGACATCTTGACCCGCGCGCCGACCATCCTGGTGTTCGATTCCGGGCTCGGCGGGCTCACCGTCCACCGCGAGATCGTCAGGCTCAGGCCCGACGCGCGCTTCGTCTATTGCGCCGACGACGCGGCCTTTCCTTATGGCCGACTGTCGGAAGACCATCTGATATCAAGGGTTCTCGCCGTCATGGAACGGCTGATCGCCACCCACCAGCCGGATTGCGTTGTCATCGCCTGCAACACGGCGTCGACACTGGTCATGCCGCACCTGCGCCAGCGCTTCGCGCTACCCTTTGTCGGCACGGTGCCGGCGATCAAGCCGGCCTGCGAGCAATCGGCCTCGCGCCTGGTCAGCGTGCTCGCCACCCCCGGCACGGTCGCCCGCGACTACACCCGGTCGCTGATCGCCGAATTCGGGCTCGGCTGCACCGTGACGCTGGTCGGCTCCGTGCATCTGGCAAGCCTTGCCGAAGCGGTCATGCGCGGCGAGCCCGCCGACGAACCGGCGATCGCGGCCGAGATCGCGCCCTGTTTCGTTGTCGAGGGCGACAGGCGCACCGACACCGTGGTGCTGGCCTGCACCCATTACCCGCTGCTGGTCGAGACGTTCCGCCGCGTCGCGCCCTTTGCCGTGACCTGGATCGACCCGGCGCCGGCCATTGCCCGGCGCGTCGTGCAATTGCTCGGACCGGCCCGGCCGGCGGCGAAGGCGGCGCCGGCTGTCGCGCTGTTGACCGACGGCGCCGCCCGCGGCGCGCTCGCAGCGGTCTTTTCCGGCTTCGGCATCGGCGAAACGCTCATCGATCCGCTGCCGCTTCATTGACATGAGCGGCCGGCCTCTGTAAGCACGCCGCTTCTCGACGGATCGCTCTCGGGCGACCC
This portion of the Phreatobacter stygius genome encodes:
- the murI gene encoding glutamate racemase; the protein is MHQTIKPSADILTRAPTILVFDSGLGGLTVHREIVRLRPDARFVYCADDAAFPYGRLSEDHLISRVLAVMERLIATHQPDCVVIACNTASTLVMPHLRQRFALPFVGTVPAIKPACEQSASRLVSVLATPGTVARDYTRSLIAEFGLGCTVTLVGSVHLASLAEAVMRGEPADEPAIAAEIAPCFVVEGDRRTDTVVLACTHYPLLVETFRRVAPFAVTWIDPAPAIARRVVQLLGPARPAAKAAPAVALLTDGAARGALAAVFSGFGIGETLIDPLPLH
- a CDS encoding HpcH/HpaI aldolase family protein, whose translation is MHQTPKPYTLAERLRAGESLFTAWLSMPEPLIADAIAREGFDAVTFDMQHSSIDLMGAMRGISAVNHAGKPAGVRVALEDFGGAARLLDVGAEIIIAPMINSVADAKRFASATKYPPLGDRSWGGNRFQQLTGLGPQEYLQKANTMTVTLAMIETTAALAAVDDILAVPGIDGVFAGPSDLSITLLKGAKLDPNNEVVVDAFDKIMTAAKKAGKLTGCYAPSFEKAKELASQGWGFITLVNDAIIIRGGAQAALKVVRG
- a CDS encoding RBBP9/YdeN family alpha/beta hydrolase, with translation MRTADADILIVPGYTNSGEDHWQSRWEAKLPTAHRVNLGDWHKPEKARWVDSLATAVASCTRPVVLVAHSLGVITVAHAAPLFPRGVVHGAFLVSMPDIEQGADIPDVDRAFAPIPRDPLPFPSVLVASRNDPHCAYARAEDFGYSWGSALSDAGEAGHINTASGHGPWPEGLMRFAGFMKALG
- the purB gene encoding adenylosuccinate lyase — protein: MIPRYSRSEMTAIWEPQTKFRIWFEIEAHACDALAELGVIPKEAAANIWARAKDVTFDVERIDAIEREVKHDVIAFLTHLGEFIGPDSRFVHQGMTSSDVLDTCFNVQLVRAADLLIADTKALLAALKRRAFEHKLTPTIGRSHGIHAEPTTFGLKLAQAYAEFDRSLARLEAAREEVRTCAISGAVGTFAQIDPRVEDHVAKAMGLKVEPVSTQVIPRDRHAMFFATLGVVASSVERLAVEIRHLQRSEVLEAEEFFSEGQKGSSAMPHKRNPVLTENLTGLARLVRGMAMPAMENVALWHERDISHSSVERMIGPDATVTLDFALVRLTGVIDKLLVYPANMQKNLDRLGGLVHSQRVLLALTQKGVSREDAYRLVQRNAMPVWRGEGDFLTLLKADADVRKALSEAELEEKFDLGYHLKHVDTIFSRVFGAS